From a single Apium graveolens cultivar Ventura chromosome 2, ASM990537v1, whole genome shotgun sequence genomic region:
- the LOC141708142 gene encoding ATP-dependent zinc metalloprotease FTSH 8, mitochondrial-like isoform X1 produces MNFARIGRAFSRSSASTFHKNVACGNYALRNENTNVFHGGLGLVRGYLTSVAAGSRNKIVSNSYVSEIDSVFKNYLFRSLFSTGTPKKGKYENYYPKNKKQVPNGNNQKTEHKEDTKNSDHGNFQESMKHNQNVVTAILFIGFVLASLFMSPREQKQISFQEFRNKLLEPGLVDHIVVSNKSVAKVYVKSPQANTNMTNDEIHDGSGINDRGEQGQYKYYFTIGSIDSFEEKLEEAQEALGIDPHQYLPVTYVSDLNWVQELARIAPSAVLLGVLLFMGKKMQGGMGVGGPGGKGARGIFNIGKANITKLDKNAKNKVFFKDVAGCDEAKQEIMEFVHFLKHPKKYEELGAKIPKGALLVGPPGTGKTLLAKATAGESGVPFLSISGSDFMEMFVGVGPARVRSLFQEARQCAPSIIFIDEIDAIGRARGRGGFSGGNDERESTLNQLLVEMDGFGTTAGVVVLAGTNRPDILDKALLRPGRFDRQIAIDKPDIKGREQIFRIYLNKLKLDEDPSYYSERLAALTPGFAGADIANVCNEAALVAARNETTLIKMEHFEAAIDRVIGGLEKKNRVISKLERKTVAYHESGHAVAGWFLEHAEPLLKVTIVPRGTAALGFAQYVPNENLLMTKEQLFDMTCMTLGGRAAEQVLIGRISTGAQNDLEKVTKMTYAQVAVYGFSDKVGLLSFPQRDDAMELTKPYSSKTAAIIDNEVREWVGKAYDRTVQLIEGHKEHVARIAELLLEKEVLHQDDLVKILGERPFTSSEPTNYDVFRRGFGVDDREKEDISKTKIESEDKSIATESDVSPA; encoded by the exons ATGAATTTCGCTCGTATTGGACGCGCTTTCTCCCGCTCATCTGCATCTACATTTCACAAA AATGTTGCTTGCGGTAATTATGCATTAAGAAATGAAAATACCAATGTGTTCCATGGCGGTTTAGGGCTTGTAAGGGGATATTTAACTTCTGTCGCTGCTGGAAGTAGGAACAAGATTGTTTCCAACTCGTATGTTTCGGAAATTGATTCGGTTTTCAAGAATTACTTGTTTAGGAGTCTTTTTAGCACTGGAACTCCCAAAAAAGGAA AGTACGAAAATTATTATCCCAAAAATAAGAAACAAGTACCCAATGGAAACAATCAAAAGACGGAGCATAAAG AGGATACAAAAAACAGTGATCATGGAAATTTTCAGGAGAGCATGAAGCATAATCAGAATGTAGTCACAGCCATCTTGTTTATAGGGTTTGTCCTTGCATCCTTATTCATGAGTCCTCGTGAACAGAAACAG ATAAGTTTTCAAGAGTTCAGAAATAAGCTACTTGAGCCTGGATTAGTGGACCATATTGTTGTTAGCAATAAATCTGTAGCAAAAGTATATGTAAAGAGCCCACAGGCGAATACCAATATGACTAATGATGAGATTCACGATGGTAGTGGAATCAATGATCGAGGAGAACAGGGCCAATATAAGTATTACTTCACTATTGGAAGTATTGACTCTTTCGAGGAGAAACTTGAGGAAGCTCAGGAGGCTTTAGGAATAGATCCTCATCAATATTTACCAGTAACTTATGTCTCGGACTTAAATTGGGTTCAAGAATTAGCGCGAATTGCACCATCAGCTGTACTTCTTGGTGTTCTTTTGTTTATGGGAAAGAAAATGCAAGGTGGAATGGGTGTCGGCGGACCTGGCGGAAAAGGTGCTCGAGGAATATTTAATATAGGAAAAGCAAATATTACAAAATTGGATAAAAATGCTAAGAACAAG GTATTTTTTAAAGATGTGGCTGGTTGTGACGAGGCAAAACAAGAAATAATGGAATTTGTTCACTTCCTAAAACACCCAAAGAAATATGAGGAGCTTGGAGCAAAGATTCCAAAAGGCGCTCTTCTTGTTGGTCCTCCTGGAACTGGGAAGACACTTCTTGCTAAGGCAACTGCTGGTGAATCAGGCGTACCTTTTCTCTCTATCTCAGGGTCGGATTTTATGGAAATGTTTGTCGGGGTCGGTCCAGCTAGAGTCAGGAGTTTATTTCAAGAGGCAAGACAGTGTGCACCTAGTATAATTTTTATTGATGAGATAGATGCCATTGGTCGAGCGAGAGGCCGTGGAGGCTTTTCAGGTGGCAATGATGAGCGTGAAAGTACTCTAAATCAGTTGTTAGTTGAAATGGATGGATTTGGGACTACTGCTGGAGTTGTTGTTCTTGCAGGCACTAATAGGCCTGATATACTTGATAAAGCCTTGTTAAGGCCTGGTCGATTTGATCGTCAAATTGCAATTGATAAACCTGACATTAAGGGACGGGAGCAGATCTTTCGTATATATCTGAACAAATTAAAACTTGATGAAGATCCATCATATTACTCTGAAAGGCTTGCTGCTCTGACTCCTGGGTTTGCTGGAGCTGACATCGCTAATGTTTGTAACGAAGCAGCTTTGGTAGCTGCAAGAAATGAAACTACACTTATAAAAATGGAGCACTTTGAAGCAGCTATAGACAGGGTTATTGGAGGATTAGAAAAGAAAAACAGG GTTATAAGCAAGCTGGAAAGGAAGACTGTTGCTTATCATGAATCTGGACATGCTGTAGCTGGTTGGTTCTTGGAGCATGCAGAACCTTTACTGAAAGTCACAATTGTACCTCGTGGTACTGCAGCTCTTGGTTTTGCTCAGTATGTTCCAAATGAAAATCTTCTGATGACAAAAGAACAACTTTTTGATATGACATGCATGACTCTCGGTGGTCGAGCAGCAGAGCAG GTTTTAATCGGTAGGATATCAACCGGAGCCCAAAATGATCTGGAAAAGGTGACTAAGATGACCTATGCACAAGTAGCAGTATATGGCTTCAGTGACAAGGTTGGGCTTCTTTCTTTCCCTCAAAGAGATGATGCAATGGAGTTGACAAAGCCATACAGCAGCAAAACTGCTGCAATTATTGATAATGAAGTGAGAGAATGGGTGGGTAAGGCATATGATCGTACAGTGCAGCTTATAGAGGGGCACAAAGAGCATGTAGCTCGGATCGCTGAGCTGTTACTTGAAAAGGAGGTTCTCCATCAAGATGATTTGGTTAAAATACTTGGTGAGCGCCCATTTACGAGTAGTGAGCCTACAAACTATGATGTGTTCAGGCGAGGTTTTGGAGTTGACGATAGAGAAAAAGAAGACATTTCTAAAACTAAGATAGAAAGTGAAGATAAATCAATAGCGACGGAATCGGACGTGTCGCCAGCATAG
- the LOC141708142 gene encoding ATP-dependent zinc metalloprotease FTSH 8, mitochondrial-like isoform X2, with protein sequence MFRKLIRFSRITCLGVFLALELPKKESTKIIIPKIRNKYPMETIKRRSIKISFQEFRNKLLEPGLVDHIVVSNKSVAKVYVKSPQANTNMTNDEIHDGSGINDRGEQGQYKYYFTIGSIDSFEEKLEEAQEALGIDPHQYLPVTYVSDLNWVQELARIAPSAVLLGVLLFMGKKMQGGMGVGGPGGKGARGIFNIGKANITKLDKNAKNKVFFKDVAGCDEAKQEIMEFVHFLKHPKKYEELGAKIPKGALLVGPPGTGKTLLAKATAGESGVPFLSISGSDFMEMFVGVGPARVRSLFQEARQCAPSIIFIDEIDAIGRARGRGGFSGGNDERESTLNQLLVEMDGFGTTAGVVVLAGTNRPDILDKALLRPGRFDRQIAIDKPDIKGREQIFRIYLNKLKLDEDPSYYSERLAALTPGFAGADIANVCNEAALVAARNETTLIKMEHFEAAIDRVIGGLEKKNRVISKLERKTVAYHESGHAVAGWFLEHAEPLLKVTIVPRGTAALGFAQYVPNENLLMTKEQLFDMTCMTLGGRAAEQVLIGRISTGAQNDLEKVTKMTYAQVAVYGFSDKVGLLSFPQRDDAMELTKPYSSKTAAIIDNEVREWVGKAYDRTVQLIEGHKEHVARIAELLLEKEVLHQDDLVKILGERPFTSSEPTNYDVFRRGFGVDDREKEDISKTKIESEDKSIATESDVSPA encoded by the exons ATGTTTCGGAAATTGATTCGGTTTTCAAGAATTACTTGTTTAGGAGTCTTTTTAGCACTGGAACTCCCAAAAAAGGAA AGTACGAAAATTATTATCCCAAAAATAAGAAACAAGTACCCAATGGAAACAATCAAAAGACGGAGCATAAAG ATAAGTTTTCAAGAGTTCAGAAATAAGCTACTTGAGCCTGGATTAGTGGACCATATTGTTGTTAGCAATAAATCTGTAGCAAAAGTATATGTAAAGAGCCCACAGGCGAATACCAATATGACTAATGATGAGATTCACGATGGTAGTGGAATCAATGATCGAGGAGAACAGGGCCAATATAAGTATTACTTCACTATTGGAAGTATTGACTCTTTCGAGGAGAAACTTGAGGAAGCTCAGGAGGCTTTAGGAATAGATCCTCATCAATATTTACCAGTAACTTATGTCTCGGACTTAAATTGGGTTCAAGAATTAGCGCGAATTGCACCATCAGCTGTACTTCTTGGTGTTCTTTTGTTTATGGGAAAGAAAATGCAAGGTGGAATGGGTGTCGGCGGACCTGGCGGAAAAGGTGCTCGAGGAATATTTAATATAGGAAAAGCAAATATTACAAAATTGGATAAAAATGCTAAGAACAAG GTATTTTTTAAAGATGTGGCTGGTTGTGACGAGGCAAAACAAGAAATAATGGAATTTGTTCACTTCCTAAAACACCCAAAGAAATATGAGGAGCTTGGAGCAAAGATTCCAAAAGGCGCTCTTCTTGTTGGTCCTCCTGGAACTGGGAAGACACTTCTTGCTAAGGCAACTGCTGGTGAATCAGGCGTACCTTTTCTCTCTATCTCAGGGTCGGATTTTATGGAAATGTTTGTCGGGGTCGGTCCAGCTAGAGTCAGGAGTTTATTTCAAGAGGCAAGACAGTGTGCACCTAGTATAATTTTTATTGATGAGATAGATGCCATTGGTCGAGCGAGAGGCCGTGGAGGCTTTTCAGGTGGCAATGATGAGCGTGAAAGTACTCTAAATCAGTTGTTAGTTGAAATGGATGGATTTGGGACTACTGCTGGAGTTGTTGTTCTTGCAGGCACTAATAGGCCTGATATACTTGATAAAGCCTTGTTAAGGCCTGGTCGATTTGATCGTCAAATTGCAATTGATAAACCTGACATTAAGGGACGGGAGCAGATCTTTCGTATATATCTGAACAAATTAAAACTTGATGAAGATCCATCATATTACTCTGAAAGGCTTGCTGCTCTGACTCCTGGGTTTGCTGGAGCTGACATCGCTAATGTTTGTAACGAAGCAGCTTTGGTAGCTGCAAGAAATGAAACTACACTTATAAAAATGGAGCACTTTGAAGCAGCTATAGACAGGGTTATTGGAGGATTAGAAAAGAAAAACAGG GTTATAAGCAAGCTGGAAAGGAAGACTGTTGCTTATCATGAATCTGGACATGCTGTAGCTGGTTGGTTCTTGGAGCATGCAGAACCTTTACTGAAAGTCACAATTGTACCTCGTGGTACTGCAGCTCTTGGTTTTGCTCAGTATGTTCCAAATGAAAATCTTCTGATGACAAAAGAACAACTTTTTGATATGACATGCATGACTCTCGGTGGTCGAGCAGCAGAGCAG GTTTTAATCGGTAGGATATCAACCGGAGCCCAAAATGATCTGGAAAAGGTGACTAAGATGACCTATGCACAAGTAGCAGTATATGGCTTCAGTGACAAGGTTGGGCTTCTTTCTTTCCCTCAAAGAGATGATGCAATGGAGTTGACAAAGCCATACAGCAGCAAAACTGCTGCAATTATTGATAATGAAGTGAGAGAATGGGTGGGTAAGGCATATGATCGTACAGTGCAGCTTATAGAGGGGCACAAAGAGCATGTAGCTCGGATCGCTGAGCTGTTACTTGAAAAGGAGGTTCTCCATCAAGATGATTTGGTTAAAATACTTGGTGAGCGCCCATTTACGAGTAGTGAGCCTACAAACTATGATGTGTTCAGGCGAGGTTTTGGAGTTGACGATAGAGAAAAAGAAGACATTTCTAAAACTAAGATAGAAAGTGAAGATAAATCAATAGCGACGGAATCGGACGTGTCGCCAGCATAG
- the LOC141708142 gene encoding ATP-dependent zinc metalloprotease FTSH 8, mitochondrial-like isoform X3, whose product MKHNQNVVTAILFIGFVLASLFMSPREQKQISFQEFRNKLLEPGLVDHIVVSNKSVAKVYVKSPQANTNMTNDEIHDGSGINDRGEQGQYKYYFTIGSIDSFEEKLEEAQEALGIDPHQYLPVTYVSDLNWVQELARIAPSAVLLGVLLFMGKKMQGGMGVGGPGGKGARGIFNIGKANITKLDKNAKNKVFFKDVAGCDEAKQEIMEFVHFLKHPKKYEELGAKIPKGALLVGPPGTGKTLLAKATAGESGVPFLSISGSDFMEMFVGVGPARVRSLFQEARQCAPSIIFIDEIDAIGRARGRGGFSGGNDERESTLNQLLVEMDGFGTTAGVVVLAGTNRPDILDKALLRPGRFDRQIAIDKPDIKGREQIFRIYLNKLKLDEDPSYYSERLAALTPGFAGADIANVCNEAALVAARNETTLIKMEHFEAAIDRVIGGLEKKNRVISKLERKTVAYHESGHAVAGWFLEHAEPLLKVTIVPRGTAALGFAQYVPNENLLMTKEQLFDMTCMTLGGRAAEQVLIGRISTGAQNDLEKVTKMTYAQVAVYGFSDKVGLLSFPQRDDAMELTKPYSSKTAAIIDNEVREWVGKAYDRTVQLIEGHKEHVARIAELLLEKEVLHQDDLVKILGERPFTSSEPTNYDVFRRGFGVDDREKEDISKTKIESEDKSIATESDVSPA is encoded by the exons ATGAAGCATAATCAGAATGTAGTCACAGCCATCTTGTTTATAGGGTTTGTCCTTGCATCCTTATTCATGAGTCCTCGTGAACAGAAACAG ATAAGTTTTCAAGAGTTCAGAAATAAGCTACTTGAGCCTGGATTAGTGGACCATATTGTTGTTAGCAATAAATCTGTAGCAAAAGTATATGTAAAGAGCCCACAGGCGAATACCAATATGACTAATGATGAGATTCACGATGGTAGTGGAATCAATGATCGAGGAGAACAGGGCCAATATAAGTATTACTTCACTATTGGAAGTATTGACTCTTTCGAGGAGAAACTTGAGGAAGCTCAGGAGGCTTTAGGAATAGATCCTCATCAATATTTACCAGTAACTTATGTCTCGGACTTAAATTGGGTTCAAGAATTAGCGCGAATTGCACCATCAGCTGTACTTCTTGGTGTTCTTTTGTTTATGGGAAAGAAAATGCAAGGTGGAATGGGTGTCGGCGGACCTGGCGGAAAAGGTGCTCGAGGAATATTTAATATAGGAAAAGCAAATATTACAAAATTGGATAAAAATGCTAAGAACAAG GTATTTTTTAAAGATGTGGCTGGTTGTGACGAGGCAAAACAAGAAATAATGGAATTTGTTCACTTCCTAAAACACCCAAAGAAATATGAGGAGCTTGGAGCAAAGATTCCAAAAGGCGCTCTTCTTGTTGGTCCTCCTGGAACTGGGAAGACACTTCTTGCTAAGGCAACTGCTGGTGAATCAGGCGTACCTTTTCTCTCTATCTCAGGGTCGGATTTTATGGAAATGTTTGTCGGGGTCGGTCCAGCTAGAGTCAGGAGTTTATTTCAAGAGGCAAGACAGTGTGCACCTAGTATAATTTTTATTGATGAGATAGATGCCATTGGTCGAGCGAGAGGCCGTGGAGGCTTTTCAGGTGGCAATGATGAGCGTGAAAGTACTCTAAATCAGTTGTTAGTTGAAATGGATGGATTTGGGACTACTGCTGGAGTTGTTGTTCTTGCAGGCACTAATAGGCCTGATATACTTGATAAAGCCTTGTTAAGGCCTGGTCGATTTGATCGTCAAATTGCAATTGATAAACCTGACATTAAGGGACGGGAGCAGATCTTTCGTATATATCTGAACAAATTAAAACTTGATGAAGATCCATCATATTACTCTGAAAGGCTTGCTGCTCTGACTCCTGGGTTTGCTGGAGCTGACATCGCTAATGTTTGTAACGAAGCAGCTTTGGTAGCTGCAAGAAATGAAACTACACTTATAAAAATGGAGCACTTTGAAGCAGCTATAGACAGGGTTATTGGAGGATTAGAAAAGAAAAACAGG GTTATAAGCAAGCTGGAAAGGAAGACTGTTGCTTATCATGAATCTGGACATGCTGTAGCTGGTTGGTTCTTGGAGCATGCAGAACCTTTACTGAAAGTCACAATTGTACCTCGTGGTACTGCAGCTCTTGGTTTTGCTCAGTATGTTCCAAATGAAAATCTTCTGATGACAAAAGAACAACTTTTTGATATGACATGCATGACTCTCGGTGGTCGAGCAGCAGAGCAG GTTTTAATCGGTAGGATATCAACCGGAGCCCAAAATGATCTGGAAAAGGTGACTAAGATGACCTATGCACAAGTAGCAGTATATGGCTTCAGTGACAAGGTTGGGCTTCTTTCTTTCCCTCAAAGAGATGATGCAATGGAGTTGACAAAGCCATACAGCAGCAAAACTGCTGCAATTATTGATAATGAAGTGAGAGAATGGGTGGGTAAGGCATATGATCGTACAGTGCAGCTTATAGAGGGGCACAAAGAGCATGTAGCTCGGATCGCTGAGCTGTTACTTGAAAAGGAGGTTCTCCATCAAGATGATTTGGTTAAAATACTTGGTGAGCGCCCATTTACGAGTAGTGAGCCTACAAACTATGATGTGTTCAGGCGAGGTTTTGGAGTTGACGATAGAGAAAAAGAAGACATTTCTAAAACTAAGATAGAAAGTGAAGATAAATCAATAGCGACGGAATCGGACGTGTCGCCAGCATAG